The nucleotide sequence TCTACTCCCCCGCCCGCTCGAATTCCCGGATCAGCACCGGGTACTGCTCCCCGCCGTGCCCGGCGGCGATCGCACGGTCGGCCATCGCCTTGATCAGCTTCGGCAGTTCGGCGTTGACGCCCAGCGCCTCGCTCTCCTCGACCATGTGCGCCATCGCCCGCGCGTCGGTCTCCAGCGCCGACACCTCGGCCGGGAAGGAATCCTTGTCGACCTGTTCGGCGTACCCGGGCAACCAGCCCGCCACCCCGACGGCGATCTGCTGCGCGAAGGGCGCGTACGTCGCGGCGTCGATACCGGCCGTCTTGAGCATCGCGGTGCCGTGGAGCCACGCGTTCAGGACGCTCCACATCATCGTCAGGCCGGCGACGTCGTACAGGGACGCCAGGCCGGGGTCCTCGCCGAGGTAGCTGATCGTGCCGAGAGCGCCGATCTCGAAATCCGGCCGCGGCCCGCTCAGCAGGATCACCGCGTCGGCGGTCCCGATCGCCGACGGGATGGCCATGATCGCGCCGTCGACGTACCGGGCACCCCGTTTCTCGGCCCAGGCGGCGGTTTCCCGCGCTTGGGCGGAGTCGCCCGAGGTCAGGTTGACCAGTTTCGTGCCTTCCAGCCCGGCGTCGCCGAGCAGTTCACGCACGGCGGAGTAGTCGGTGAGGCACAGGATCGTCACGCCGCCCGGGCCGAGCGCGTCGCCGATCGTGGGCGCGAGCCGCGCGCCTTCGGCCACGAGCGCGTTCGCCTTGGCTGCTGTCCGGTTCCACACGGTCGTGGGATGCCCCGCCTTCAGGAACGCGCGGGCGAGCGCGGTGCCCATGAGACCGAGGCCGACGACCGATACCGGGGTGTTCTCGTTGTCCGTCATGGCACGATCGTCAACGTTGATACCGGTATGAAGGTCAAGTGGGGAATGCGATGAAGATCGGTGAACTGAGTCACCGGACGGGCGTCAACGCCCACCAGCTGCGCTACTACGAAGCCCAAGGCCTCCTGGAGGCGAGCCGCGGCTCGAACGGCTATCGCGAGTACGACGAGACGGCTTTGCTGCGGGTGAAGCAGATCCGCCATCTGCTCGCCGCCGGCCTGTCGTCCGAAGACATCGCGTACCTGCTCCCCTGCGCGATCGGCGAGGAGCCCGAGCTGATCGGCTGTCCCGAACTGCTGGCCGCGATGCGCGAACGGCTCGGCCGCCTGGACGAGCAGATGGCCAAGCTGGCACGTTCGCGCGACGCGCTGGCCGACTACATCGCCGTGGCCGAGCGTGTCGGCGGCGAGACCTACCCGCCCTTCGACGGCGCCGCCGCGTGAACGAGGCGATCCGGCTGCGGGAGCAGGGCACCGGCGAGGCACGCCGGCGGTTGATCGAATTGGCCGAGGAGAACCCACGAAACGCCGTGATCGCCTACCAGACGGCCTGGGCCCACGATTCCGCCGGACTGGAAGCCGAAGCGGCCCCGTTCTACGAACAGGCGCTCGCGGGCGAAGGTCTGTCCACAGAGGACAGGCATGGGGTGTTCGTCGGCCTCGGCAGCACGTATCGCGTTCTCGGCCGGTACGACGAGTCGCTCGCGACCTTGCGGCGCGGTCTCGGCGAGTTCCCGGACGACGCGGCGCTGAGGACGTTCCTCGCGATGGCGCTCTACAACGTCGGCGAGGCGCGCGAGGCGGCGGGAACCCTGCTGAAGGTGCTCGCGGCGACCAGCGCCGACGACGGCGTCCAGCGGTACCGGCGAGCGGTCGAGTACTACGCGGACCATCTGGACGACGTCGAATGACCCTTATTGACACCTTGTCAACGTAGCCTTACTTTCACGTCATGAGCGCGTACGCCGAAATCACCTACGAGGTCGCCGACCGCATCGCGACCGTCACGCTCAACCGGCCCGAGGCCCGCAACGGCTACACCATCCGCATGGCCGACGAACTCGGCGACGCGATGGACCGGGCCGACCGCGACGAAGAGGTCCGGGTGGTGATCCTGACCGGAAACGGCAAGGACTTCTCGGTGGGCGCCGACCTCTCGCAGGGCGGTTTCGACTTCGACCCCGAGTCCGGGCCGGACGCGGCGTGGCAGGAGCCGGCGGGACGCTGCTCGAAACGGATCTTCACGATGAACAAGCCGGTGATCGCGGCCCTGCGGGGCGCGGCCGTCGGCGGCGGCATCACGATCACGCTGTCCTGCGACTACCGGCTGGCGTCCACGGATTCCCGGTTCGGTTTCGTCTTCGTCCGCCGCGGGATCTACCCCGAAGGCGCGTCCGCGTGGTTCCTCCCGCGGCTCGTCGGGATGGGAACGGCACTCGACTGGATGGTCAGTGGGCGTGTCTTCGGCGCCGAGGAAGCGAAAACCGCCGGATTGGTCCACAGTGTCCACGAGCCCGGGGAAGTGCTCGGCAAGGCGCGCGAACTGGCGGTCGAAATCGCCACGACCACGTCGCCGGTGTCGGTCGCGGTGACCCGGCAACTGCTGTACCGGATGGCGAGCGCGGAATCGCCGTTCCCCGTGCACGAACTGGACTCCAAGCTGATCGGCGGCCTCGGCTCCAGCCCGGACGCCGTCGAAGGCGTCATGTCCTTCCTGCAGAAACGACCACCGGAGTTCTCCATGCGCGTCGACACCGACCAGCCCGCCTACCTGCCCTGGCGGAACTCGTGACGGCCTATCCCCCGGAGCCCTGGAACCTGGCGGGCCAGGCCTACCTGTCGATCTGGCGTGTCCCGGTGAGCGAACTGCCCGAACTGCCCGGCGGCGCCGAGCCGATCACGCTGGGCGGCCGCGCCCACGTGTTCACCGCCTGGATCGACTACCAGGAGCCCGGGCAGCTCCAGTACCACGAGCTGCTGGCGACCGTCGCGGTCCGCGGCGAACGCCTCTCCAGCTCCATCACCGACATCTGGGTCGACAGCGAAGTCTCCCTCGCCGGCGGACGGGAATTGTGGGGGATCCCCAAGGATCTCGCCGCGCTCGACTTCGCCCACGGGCGGACCTTCACCGCCTCGGCGGCCACCCACGAGGACTGGATCGCGACGGCGGCCTTCACCGCCCGCCCGAGTCTCCCGGTGCGGATGCCCGCGGCCTTCGACGTCGTCCAAATGTTGGACGGCCGTCTCAAAAGAAGCCCCGTCCGAGCGACGGCGAACCCGCGCCCCGCGTCCGCGGACTGGCGGATCAACGAAGCCGGCCCGTTCGGCTTCCTCGCCGGTCAGCGGCCCGTGCTGAGCGCCTGCCTGCGCGACTTCAAGATCGTTTTCGGCGGTTGACCAGCCGCTCAGTGTGATCGTCTAACCCGCCAGGGTGAGCCGACGACACGCCACCCATTGGGGCACGTGCAGCCTCCGACCCCTACATGTAGTCTCTGGGAACCGGTACCGCCCAGCGACGGGGAGACCGCTCGGGAGCGGTTGCCGGACAGCTTTGTGAACGTGCAGCGCACGGCCTTGTGAGGCCTTGTGGTGCTTCAACGCGCCCTTTTGGAGTGACGCATGTCAGTGCTCGATTCGGAAACCGGTCAGCGGCCGCCCTCGTCCTCGGACACCAAGCCCGCGACCGTGCGAGTCATCCGGCGGGACGGCAGCGTGTCCCCCTTCGACGCGAACAAGATCTCGGTCGCCGTGACCAAGGCCTTCCTCGCCGTCGAGGGCGGTGACGCGGCCGCCTCGTCGCGGATCCACCACCTGGTCAAGGAATTGACGGAGCAGATCGAGACCACCCTGCTCCGCCACGCCGGTCCCGAGACCGCGCTGCACATCGAGCAGATCCAGGACATCGTCGAGCTCGCACTGATGCGCGGCGAGCACCACAAGGTCGCCCGCGCGTACGTCCTGTACCGCGATGAGCGCGCGAAGGCCCGCGAGGCCGAGAAGCCCGCGTCGTCCGACGTCGCCATCAGCGTCAAGACCGCCGACGGCTCGCTCCGCCCGCTCGACTGGGCCCGCGTCTCGCACGTGGTCGGCGAAGCCGTCGCCGACCTCGAGGACGTCTCGGCGGAGCCGGTCCTCGCCGAGGCCAAGCGCAACCTTTACGACGGCATCAGCGCCGACGAACTCGCCCTCGCCCAGATCATGGCCGCGCGCGTGCTCGTCGAGCAGGAGCCGAACTACTCCTACGTCAGTGCCCGGCTGCTCGCGGACAAGCTCCGCGGCGAGGCGCTCAGCTACCTCGCGGGCGTGCCGCAGCAGGCCAGCCAGGACGAGATGACCGCCCGGTACCCGCAGTACTTCCGGGACTACCTCAAGCGCGCCATCGAGCTGGAGCTGGTCAACCCCGAGCTCCAGACCTTCGACCTGGACAAGATCACCGCGGCCATCCGCGCCGAGCGCGACCTCGACTTCGGCTTCCTCGGCCTGCAGACCCTGTACGACCGGTACTTCCAGCACCACGACGGTGTCCGCTTCGAGCTGCCGCAGGCGTTCTTCATGCGCGTCGCGATGGGCCTGGCGATCCGCGAGGACGACCGGGAAGCCCGCGCCATCGAGTTCTACGAGCTGCTCTCGACGTTCCACTTCATGGCGTCCACCCCGACGCTGTTCAACTCGGGCACCACGCGTCCGCAGCTGTCGTCCTGCTTCCTGACCACGGTCGACGACGACCTGGACTCGATCTTCCAGGCCTACAAGAACAACGCGCTGCTGGCGAAGTACTCGGGCGGCCTCGGCAACGACTGGACCCCGGTCCGCGGTCTCGGCGCGCACATCAAGGGCACCAACGGCCAGTCGCAGGGTGTCGTGCCGTTCCTCAAGATCGCCAACGACACCGCGGTCGCGGTGAACCAGGGCGGCAAGCGCAAGGGCGCCGCCTGCGCATACCTCGAGACCTGGCACGTGGACATCGAGGAATTCCTCGACCTGCGCAAGAACACCGGTGACGACCGTCGCCGCACGCACGACATGAACACCGCGAACTGGGTGCCGGACGAGTTCCTGCGCCGCGTCGAGGCCGACGCGCAGTGGACGCTGTTCTCGCCGAACGAGACCCCGGACCTGCACGACCTCTACGGCAACGCGTTCGCCGAGCGCTACCGCGAGTACGAGGCCGCCGCCGAGCGCGGTGAGCTGAAGGTGTTCCGCAAGGTCCGCGCGGTCGACCTGTGGCGCCGCATGCTGACCATGCTGTTCGAGACCGGCCACCCGTGGATCACCTTCAAGGACCCGTGCAACCTGCGCTCGCCGCAGCAGCACGTGGGTGTCGTGCACTCGTCCAACCTGTGCACCGAGATCACGCTGAACACCACCACCGACGAGGTCGCGGTCTGCAACCTCGGCTCGGTGAACCTGCTCAAGCACGTCACCCCCGACGGCTTGGACACCAAGCGGCTCGAGAAGACCGTGCGCACCGCGGTCCGCATGCTCGACAACGTGATCGACATCAACTTCTACACGATCCCGGAGGCGCGGCGCTCCAACCTGCGGCACCGCCCGATCGGCCTCGGCCTGATGGGCTTCCAGGACGCGCTGTTCGAGATCGGTGTGCCGCTGTCCTCGGAAGAGGCCGTCCAGTTCGCGGACACCAGCATGGAGCACATCAGCTACTACGCGATCTCGGCGTCGACCGACCTCGCCGAGGAGCGCGGCCAGTACCAGACGTTCGAGGGTTCCTTGTGGAGCAAGGGAATCCTGCCGATCGACTCGCTGCA is from Amycolatopsis lurida and encodes:
- a CDS encoding tetratricopeptide repeat protein, producing the protein MNEAIRLREQGTGEARRRLIELAEENPRNAVIAYQTAWAHDSAGLEAEAAPFYEQALAGEGLSTEDRHGVFVGLGSTYRVLGRYDESLATLRRGLGEFPDDAALRTFLAMALYNVGEAREAAGTLLKVLAATSADDGVQRYRRAVEYYADHLDDVE
- a CDS encoding NAD(P)-dependent oxidoreductase — its product is MTDNENTPVSVVGLGLMGTALARAFLKAGHPTTVWNRTAAKANALVAEGARLAPTIGDALGPGGVTILCLTDYSAVRELLGDAGLEGTKLVNLTSGDSAQARETAAWAEKRGARYVDGAIMAIPSAIGTADAVILLSGPRPDFEIGALGTISYLGEDPGLASLYDVAGLTMMWSVLNAWLHGTAMLKTAGIDAATYAPFAQQIAVGVAGWLPGYAEQVDKDSFPAEVSALETDARAMAHMVEESEALGVNAELPKLIKAMADRAIAAGHGGEQYPVLIREFERAGE
- a CDS encoding acetoacetate decarboxylase family protein gives rise to the protein MTAYPPEPWNLAGQAYLSIWRVPVSELPELPGGAEPITLGGRAHVFTAWIDYQEPGQLQYHELLATVAVRGERLSSSITDIWVDSEVSLAGGRELWGIPKDLAALDFAHGRTFTASAATHEDWIATAAFTARPSLPVRMPAAFDVVQMLDGRLKRSPVRATANPRPASADWRINEAGPFGFLAGQRPVLSACLRDFKIVFGG
- a CDS encoding MerR family transcriptional regulator, which translates into the protein MKIGELSHRTGVNAHQLRYYEAQGLLEASRGSNGYREYDETALLRVKQIRHLLAAGLSSEDIAYLLPCAIGEEPELIGCPELLAAMRERLGRLDEQMAKLARSRDALADYIAVAERVGGETYPPFDGAAA
- a CDS encoding ribonucleoside-diphosphate reductase subunit alpha — translated: MSVLDSETGQRPPSSSDTKPATVRVIRRDGSVSPFDANKISVAVTKAFLAVEGGDAAASSRIHHLVKELTEQIETTLLRHAGPETALHIEQIQDIVELALMRGEHHKVARAYVLYRDERAKAREAEKPASSDVAISVKTADGSLRPLDWARVSHVVGEAVADLEDVSAEPVLAEAKRNLYDGISADELALAQIMAARVLVEQEPNYSYVSARLLADKLRGEALSYLAGVPQQASQDEMTARYPQYFRDYLKRAIELELVNPELQTFDLDKITAAIRAERDLDFGFLGLQTLYDRYFQHHDGVRFELPQAFFMRVAMGLAIREDDREARAIEFYELLSTFHFMASTPTLFNSGTTRPQLSSCFLTTVDDDLDSIFQAYKNNALLAKYSGGLGNDWTPVRGLGAHIKGTNGQSQGVVPFLKIANDTAVAVNQGGKRKGAACAYLETWHVDIEEFLDLRKNTGDDRRRTHDMNTANWVPDEFLRRVEADAQWTLFSPNETPDLHDLYGNAFAERYREYEAAAERGELKVFRKVRAVDLWRRMLTMLFETGHPWITFKDPCNLRSPQQHVGVVHSSNLCTEITLNTTTDEVAVCNLGSVNLLKHVTPDGLDTKRLEKTVRTAVRMLDNVIDINFYTIPEARRSNLRHRPIGLGLMGFQDALFEIGVPLSSEEAVQFADTSMEHISYYAISASTDLAEERGQYQTFEGSLWSKGILPIDSLQLLIDARQGDALDVDTSSTLDWAPLRERVKTVGMRNSNVMAIAPTATISNICGVGQSIEPLFQNLFVKSNMSGDFTVVNPHLVRSLKERGLWDEVMVSDLKYFDGSLGQIDRVPDDLKALYATAFEIESKWLVDAGSRRQKWIDQAQSLNLYIAAPSGRKLDELYRYAWHKGLKTTYYLRARSATHVEKSTLRGTDGKLNAVSATPAPATPKPAAPAPAPAASPAPSASAAVPAVPVTAPAPAAKPEPKEMPQVSDVDFVATDGAACRIDDPDCEACQ
- a CDS encoding enoyl-CoA hydratase-related protein; this translates as MSAYAEITYEVADRIATVTLNRPEARNGYTIRMADELGDAMDRADRDEEVRVVILTGNGKDFSVGADLSQGGFDFDPESGPDAAWQEPAGRCSKRIFTMNKPVIAALRGAAVGGGITITLSCDYRLASTDSRFGFVFVRRGIYPEGASAWFLPRLVGMGTALDWMVSGRVFGAEEAKTAGLVHSVHEPGEVLGKARELAVEIATTTSPVSVAVTRQLLYRMASAESPFPVHELDSKLIGGLGSSPDAVEGVMSFLQKRPPEFSMRVDTDQPAYLPWRNS